The Brassica oleracea var. oleracea cultivar TO1000 chromosome C7, BOL, whole genome shotgun sequence sequence CACTCTTCCCACGCATGATCAAAAAACACTTACAAATTTCGTCGCTGGACGCTAACGCAGCGACTAGAAAACGAACAGGGCCATACACTTATATTACTCACTCAATTATCGATGTGGGATTCTAATAGACCCTCTCACATTCGGATCTAGACATCAGAACGTGAAGTTTGTGACATTAGACATATTATCAATGGCCGTAACCACTTCCAAAAAACTACATCAAAAGTGAAGAATGCCACACAGTGATACCACTCAACTCTCCATGTACGGTTCTAATCACATGACTCTAACTAAGAAGAGTGATAAAGTTGTCTGATATGATTTATGATAATTCAATTGTACAAGAAAACCATGGCGTCTACTATTACAGAAGAAACTAGACCTCAGCAATTCGAAAATTTAATTGAAATCACCTATGAGATCATGATGGATTTTGCACCCCTCAAGGGAAAATGAAACCCTTATTGATGAGGATCTGCACGCAGCTCGTCTTCTTCTTGGCAACCTCTCTGTCTTCTTCTTCCTCCTCTGTCCTCCTCGAGTTCATAACAATGGCTTTCACAACATCCCTCAAAGGAATCTTAAGCTTCTTCGCTGGAGATTCCGATCTTGAAGATGATGGCAACAGATTAGCTGGTTTCTCCAAAGGAATTGGATCAACAGGAGCCGTACGATCCTCCTCTGAATCAACGGTATCAGGGCTTTCCGGGGGAGAGACGAATCGAACCGCGTGGCTCTCCACCAATTCCTCCTCGTAATCGTTCAAACAATCAGAATCACCGCGAGGCGCGGTTCCGTCGTTTACACGTGGCGACGGCGAGGCTCCGAGGACGGAGGGATCGGAATCTGGAGGAACGCCTCGTTGAGCGAAGCCGCAGCTCCGTAGGAAAATCTCCTGAGACGCGGTTTCGTGGCAGTAATCGAAGATGGAACTGATCTTCTTCTTGTTGTTCCCTTCCATCGTCTCTGCAAACAAACTGTTCTCTCGCAGGGAGGGATGCTTAGTGATTTACAACTTTCTAGGGTTTAAGGAGGGAATGTTTTCCCGCTCACTTTAGATTCGATGCGCTCTCCTACAAACGCGTTTATTCATTGAACGCACACCAAACGCTCTCATTCCATTGTAAAACTCCAACTGAAATCGCCAAAAACAGTTCCACTTGGGTTTAGATCTGTACATTTTACGGTAGGTTATATATATTATACTCGGGTTAAATACACTCAAAAAAAAAAAAAATTCTATGAAATGAAAAGAATATATATGTGACAATTCAGTTATAGTTTTTATACTATGAGAAATTCGTTGGGATAGTATTTTAAAGTTTTTGTCAGAAAAATAGCGCCTTAATAAAAAAAATGACAAAAAAATTTTATTAAAGGGTAAAAATATATTTTTACTCTAGGGTTGACTATTCTAGACTTAGAGTTAAGAGATTTCGGGGATAAAATTTCAAATATTAAAAAATAAAAAATAAATATTGAAATTTTCAAAATAAAAAAAAATTATTTTGATTTTTTTTTTGAAGTCTATTTTCATGACAAAAACTTAAAAAAAATTTTATCCAAACAGAATTGCCCTTTTACTATTCTTAATATTATTTTAGTTTCTATATCCAGATTTTCAGGTACATTTTATATCTTTAATATTTTAAGAGTTTTAAATACATTTCTAGTATTTTGGGGTTCTAAACACCAGAAACTAATCTGATCAGAAAAAAGTGAGAGGATATTAGCGGTACTAAAAATTGAAACCCAAATCAAGAACAACCTTGAAAGCCAATCAAAATACATATATATCATCCTCTGAGTCCAAAACTCTTCGATCCAAAAAACTTGAATCCGATTAGAACCGACCCAAACTTGATCCAAAAACCTAAATGTCCAGGCGTAGAGCTAAGACTGAAACATTTGTTTCTATGATTCAATGTTTAAACTGAAATTCAGATAGTGAGAAACAAACATTTTGTTCTAAAAACAAAAAGTGACTGCAAAGTTATCCCTTTCACCTATCTTCTTCCACTACGACATTTGTTTTAACTCAAATACCCAAAGAAACAAGAGACACTAGTAGCCAACGTAAACGGCGANNNNNNNNNNNNNNNNNNNNNNNNNNNNNNNNNNNNNNNNNNNNNNNNNNNNNNNNNNNNNNNNNNNNNNNNNNNNNNNNNNNNNNNNNNNNNNNNNNNNGCCCAAAAGAGGGAGCCAGCTAACATGCGCCTAGAGAGAAAAAATCCACCAACCACTATAGATTGATGATTTATGTTCACGGTAGGTTATATATATATTACTCGGGTTAATAAAAAAAATGACCAAAAAAGTTTTGTTAAAAAGTAAAAATGTACTTTTACTCTAGGGTTGACTATTCTATACTTAGAGTCAAGGAATTTCGAGGATAAGATTTCAAATATTAAAAAATAAAAAATAAATATTGAAATTTTCAAAATAAAAAAAAATTATTTTGGTTATTTTCTTTCTTGACAAAAACTTAAAAAAAAAATTATCCAAGAAAATTTCCCTTTTACTATTCTTAATATTATTTTAGTTTCTATATCCAGATTTTCAGGTACATTTTATATCTTTAACATTTTAAGAGTTTTAAATACATTTCTAGTATTTTGGGGTTCTAAACACCCGAAACTAATCTGATCAGAAAAAAGTGAGGATATTAGCGGTACTAAAAATTGAAACCCAAATCAAGAACAACCTTGAAAGCCAATCAAAATACATATATATCATCCTCTGAGTCCAAAACTCTTCGATCCAAAAAACTTGGATCCGATTAGAACCGACCCAAACTTGATCCAAAAACCCAAATGTCCAGGCGTAGAGCTAAGACTGAAACATTTGTTTCTATGGTTCAATGTTTAAACTGAAATTCAGATAGTGAGAAACAAACATTTTGTTCTAAAAACAAAAAAGTGACTGCAAAGCTATCCCTTTCACCTATCTTCTTCCACGACGACATTTGTTTTAACTTAAATACCCAAAGAAACAAGAGACACTAGTAGCCAACGTAAACGGCGACATTCACAATGTAGCAGTCCTCGTTTTTATCACCCATTTCTTCAACTAGAACGCCACTTGAGCAGATCAGTCCTCCATCCACCACCTCCACGTTAACAATCTCTCCACTTCAAATAAAATCAACAAACAATTAAAAAAGGAACAATCT is a genomic window containing:
- the LOC106304940 gene encoding uncharacterized protein LOC106304940; this translates as MEGNNKKKISSIFDYCHETASQEIFLRSCGFAQRGVPPDSDPSVLGASPSPRVNDGTAPRGDSDCLNDYEEELVESHAVRFVSPPESPDTVDSEEDRTAPVDPIPLEKPANLLPSSSRSESPAKKLKIPLRDVVKAIVMNSRRTEEEEEDREVAKKKTSCVQILINKGFIFP